aaatattccctatacacttttgcatgcgtttgaaccaattgtcgaagcacttttgccactctgattgaggtatctccaaaaaatGCATTCTCAACGCATCAGCCGCTTCTTttggtgtcgaaaaacgttgaaccCTTAATTTAGCTTTTATGTACGGGAATAAAAGGAAGTTATtcagtgccaagtcaggactatacggtggatgactcatcaaatcgattttTTGACTGAAGTTGTTTcctatttttggagcatttctttcaaccaatcgacacgagACTTTTTTTGAGAGATTAACAAATTGTGTGgtatccaacgcgaacaaatttttttgatggtcataTGTTCATGcagtattgaatgtatgctggtcccactaatgcctaaggatGTCCCAATCTTACGATagatcacatgacgatcttacAATATCAGTTGGAGGACAGCATCATgcgtttttggaacaacaactgattttggaccaCCTTCAGGAAATtcatcttggagtgaactacgaccttggttgaattcaccatactatCGATAAAGACTGGTCCTTGACCAGGCATGGGATAGCTGTGGTCAccccacaggctggaacattgaggtccggtCTGTGTGTCTGCTGTCACGAGTTGCTTATCTGGGAGCTAcccggcgcgtccacaggttgcagatagtggaatgctccatacgatgTGACTGCagtcaggttgtagaccgatttagaacgcacttggcacagtttttgaaagtcataacaaattactacatgctcaatttcaatcaaatcggaaagaattgctgcttgtaagggctttagaagtcaaatcgggagatcggtttatatgggagccatatcaggttgtagaccgattaatatcgtacttggcatagttcttgaaagtcataacaaaacactacttgcaaaatttcagccaaatcgaacaaaaattgcggcttgtaaggactcaagaagtcaaatcgggagagcggtttatatgggagctatatcaggttatagaccgattcagatcgtacttggcacagttgttgaaagttataacaaaacaccacatgcaaaatttcagccaaatctgacaaaaattttggcttgtaagggctcaagaagtcaaatcgggagatcggtttatatgggagccatatcaggttatagaaagtCATGACGgaacaccacattcaaaattacagccaagttggacaaaaattacggcttccagggtctcaagaagtcaaatcgggagattggtttatatgggagctatatctaaatctgaaccgatatggtgcatttgcaatccccaacgacctatatcaatattaagtatctgtgcaaaatttcaagcagctagctctacgcgttggACCGccagcgtgatttcgacagacggacggacggacaaggctagatcgattcagagcgTCGAGAGAGACaaccaaaaatgtatatactttagacctcttgacgaatatttcgaggtcttccAGTTTGCCcgtgtttcttagtggaatgttcatggtaaaatttgctatttacaaacggaatatgtagatgagtatacccccatcctaaggtggtgtgtataaaaactggttgaggacagtagtaaggtactcaacctCCAGGtatatccagattcttcagcatcagtgcagagattccgtcggggcccaacgtcttggatgatttggcgtcaTGGATGACATTCACAACtttgcccacggtaaattgtgatggttgtCTATGGGCTCGGACACCACGGATACGTCGAATTGCTTTCCTCCTAGCTTggccactctcgggatgcacaataaattgacgtttggCGCATCTCTTTGGATCATTCACGGTTACGTAGCCAAAAGTGAATGAGTTCCTGTCATTCCGTCTACCTGGGttcaagagtgacttaacagtagagcaCAGCTTGCCAAAACCGGTGCactttgctccaagtgttccagccacaaatttcgcttatgttCTTTGAGTCacctgtttatttttagattcagctcgctgattctggggttagtggggtcggtgcaacgaatcccatcacgctcattTGCGAGTGTCACTCCCTGTGTCCGGAAATTGGTTCGCACTTGGTGTATTCGactggctggtataaagcgaacaCCTGCTGCGTCAATGATGTCTCGGCATTTTCTCctggcaactagcacatttgagggGGTGTCAGCTTAATGAAGCggcaatcggccttcttctgagtgATAACCTCCGGCGCtctgaggttatgaagtcgggctGTCGTACAatataatatacccccattaggttagtttaggtttaagtggcagtctgccgtcagactcactaagacgttttcggccattgtgatatcacaggaacagaagaaggaggatgccttctagttcctactgttgaaccatgcagatcgctttaaaaagcccaataacttgtggaaaattttcaaccattcTTTAGCATCGATCTTCGCCTCTCTCTTTAGGTTTTACACGATTTTTGCTCCCTTGTGTTAACAATTTACCCATTCCATAGCTTCCTTACAATAATACGACGCGTAAGAAACTACCTCTAAATCGGCCGGGCAGTTGTGAAACGAATGACCACTTCTATGATGATGTCTTAGAATTAGTTTTTTACCCTACATCATAGGATTGGTAACTGTGAAGGGGTGTCAACAAATCGGTTGCCTCTTTTTTCACCACAAGACCAACTTGTAGACACTCTGTGAAGAAAACACCAAAGCTTCCTATAAActatttacttaaatttttttttcagactAAAATTCTTAGCCGAACAATATCAGGCACGTGAACAGCAGTTGGAGAAACTCAACGAACAAGTGCAAATAGAAGCTCAGCTTTATcgtgccaaattgaataaagtgCAAGTGGAGGCAGCCATGGAAAAGGAAATTCTTATTAAGTATGAATGGatttgttaacattttatttatgttaattgttaattttttaaaatttaattttatcacCTATACAGAGAAAAACAAATTGCCTTGGAGAAGTTACTAAGCAGCCAAAAGATGTTGCAAGAAATCTCAGAGCGTGAACGGGATCTTAAGGAGCAGTTAAATATCTATACTGCCAAATATgatgattttcaaaattccttgCAAAAATCCAATGACATATTTGCCACTTACAAAACTGAACTGGAAAAGGTATAAAGTCAAGGCTTAAAATCATCCATCCcactttcttattttttttttattttgctttagaTGTCTAAAAATTCCCGCAAATTAGAAAAAGAAGCCCGCGAATGGCAACGCAAGTGGGAGAAGAGTAATGCCACCCTCATTGAATTGGCCACCGAAAAGAAGGAGCGTGATGATCATGCCTTGCGTTGCAATAAACAAGTGGATCAATTGCAAAAACTTTTGAGAGCTTTGCAAAATGAACGCAGTCATTTGTACAAAGTGATTAAGGAAAATAATGTTGAAGTGCCACCATTGCCTGCCCTACCGCCAGAGCCTGAGCCATTGCAGACTAAACCCATTACCAGTGTTGCCGACAAGGACAAAATGGAAATGATGTCCAAGAATTGTGCTGAGCTTAAGCAAACATTGGCGAATTtacaaaatcaaatgaaaattctaAATCTCAAGGGAGCTGAGGCCGAGGAACAATGCAAACAATTGCAAGTTCAGGAGGAATCCATTAAGAAGAAGCAAAAGAAGAAGCCCAAATCGAAAAAACATGACAATTCCGCCAATGCCAATGCAAATAGTAATAAAGAAGCTTCACCCGCCATATCTGAGGATGCTGCCAGTGTTAAGGAGGAGGAAAATGGCACATCAAATGTTGCCAATGCAAATGGAGCCATTGAAAATGGAGCTTCCAGTGAAGTAAAAGAACAGGTGGTAGATGTTACAGAAAATGTGCAAGCAGAAGTAACTGAATGCCCAGCAAATGGCAGTGTAAACGAAGTTCCTGCCGAACCAGTGCCAGTTTCTAATTAATACTTCTTctcatttattattaaaactgttCCTCTCTCTCTAACTCTCTCTATCTCTTTCTCCATCATATAAAGCTGTTCCAAAGTAGCCCTTAGCCTTGATACATTTATTTATAGAGTACTAGGTATTGCTACATTTTGGCCGTTCTTCGTTCATTACTTATTAACATCATGGAACTCATACGATAATATACCAAGCCCTTCATTGTTCCAAGGGCTTTAATCATTGCATACATATTGATACATGTAAACgtatttgttttttctctttttttttatttttttttttaatttatttattattcatgTTATTATAAAACAATGAttacaaataaattttgtgtatttgtttaaattttgatttataaTATCTAGTTGTTAACGCAATGGCCAATGTATTATTTTGTGTAGAAATGGGATTTGAAAGTCTTCGCTGTTAGCCATGTCACAAgagcaaatttaaaaatacgGCATGCAGTGATCAAGAATCGGAAAAATGGTTtgaataattttgaaatttttgtatggTCAAATGCTGATTGCTTTTCCCATgcttatattgttgttgtagccacattttaatgtggaggtggcgatcctcgtcaagctcatgTTTGGGAACAagatcgttccggtccaaaggaccgaccacgggaacagggtggtcattggttatttaaagtcgccATTACCTCGCCTTGTttttgtagtagcagtgtgttgtacaacgaggtggcagcctttgccgatgaaggacaccatcgggccaatccgttATATACAACCGGCTGGTCATATTGAGCaacattggcactcagtatttgagcaagagccggtgccgcccggcctctcactgagactctccgctcgataccgctgattgtccgtgactgccgttgcagctgctccgtatggagcattcaacTATTCGCAACCTTTGGATGCGCCCGgttgctcgcagctaagcttaaCGTGAAAGCAATGAGCATCACATCGATCGGCCTACaatgttccggcctgtgtggtgctcacagctatcccgtgccgggatgcTTATATTGTGGAACTCTGGTGTGTCCAGGGGCAGAACTTAGGGCATTGAATGCTGGTCAACTAGGTTGTGtagtattttgtaatttttttttattttttctatgctAAATACACAGCCTCCCCTTTgcgaccatctattattcgttgtctttcgggcctggtcctgaaaacttagcttacatgtcgctagaggcatacccacagattccagtatctctggaaagtgtaggatagttcctagtctcgcaagctcgtccgcattacaattccctgggatatctctatgacccggcacccagaacaggcgaATTTTGATCTGTTCCGCCATttagttgagagatctgcgacagtcgagggcggttttattttgttcagaaatacgttctccagggatttaatggatgcctggctgtctgagaagatatcgTCGCAATGACGTTATACcttaaccattccaccacttccttaattgaaaGAT
This Stomoxys calcitrans chromosome 2, idStoCalc2.1, whole genome shotgun sequence DNA region includes the following protein-coding sequences:
- the LOC106087199 gene encoding alpha-taxilin, which produces MEQMKKNKKEAKDEKLKDQKIEEQILKTLEEAKTPEDKFQLLLNKYVESERMLRRSKQDAKAQEKQLETLGREKENLQREYNKNVLMRDKLEEVCREQQKLIKSVKNESMQKIREEEERRKESQLKFQSSLNDINQSLNKNNEENNKLRDHNIEMAKKLKFLAEQYQAREQQLEKLNEQVQIEAQLYRAKLNKVQVEAAMEKEILIKEKQIALEKLLSSQKMLQEISERERDLKEQLNIYTAKYDDFQNSLQKSNDIFATYKTELEKMSKNSRKLEKEAREWQRKWEKSNATLIELATEKKERDDHALRCNKQVDQLQKLLRALQNERSHLYKVIKENNVEVPPLPALPPEPEPLQTKPITSVADKDKMEMMSKNCAELKQTLANLQNQMKILNLKGAEAEEQCKQLQVQEESIKKKQKKKPKSKKHDNSANANANSNKEASPAISEDAASVKEEENGTSNVANANGAIENGASSEVKEQVVDVTENVQAEVTECPANGSVNEVPAEPVPVSN